A window of Rhododendron vialii isolate Sample 1 chromosome 13a, ASM3025357v1 contains these coding sequences:
- the LOC131312725 gene encoding uncharacterized protein LOC131312725, producing the protein MANSRQTNLLLLYFTIICAARLTQGYRKQVGVPFTHRVIHFPPSEREFPLQGFGDQWKNKDSRRMMIGSTAPTCTYNECRGCKYKCRAEQVPVEGNDPINSAYHYRCVCHR; encoded by the exons atggcaaacAGTAGACAGACCAACTTACTCCTGCTGTACTTCACCATAATTTGTGCTGCACGTTTAACTCAAG GTTATAGAAAACAAGTTGGAGTTCCCTTTACTCATAGGGTCATTCATTTTCCTCCCTCGGAAAGGGAATTCCCTCTGCag GGTTTTGGGGATCAATGGAAGAACAAGGACTCAAGAAGAATGATGATTGGATCAACTGCACCAACCTGCACTTACAATGAATGCAGGGGATGCAAGTACAAGTGCAGAGCAGAACAAGTTCCAGTGGAGGGGAATGACCCAATCAACAGTGCATACCACTACAGATGTGTCTGCCATAGGTAA